The Hymenobacter baengnokdamensis genome includes a region encoding these proteins:
- a CDS encoding SPFH domain-containing protein, with translation MSFSLVLLGLLLLTLFLSYVIVPQGTVAVVTVFGKYRRVMMPGLNFKLPFIETVFKRISIQNRSLELEFQAITIDQANVNFKAMLVYSVLNQADETIKNVAFKFVDERSLMQALIRTVEGSIRAFVATQRQAAVLSLRGEIVLHVKDQLDETLESWGYHLIDLQLNDIAFDEEIMRSMAKVVASNNLKAAAENEGQALLITKTKSAEAEGNAIKISAEAEKIAAQLRGQGVALFREEVTKGMAHAVQELAENNLDPSLVYFSMWTEAIKHFAEQGKGNVIFLDGSNEGLEKSLRNMTALQHLDRPATR, from the coding sequence ATGAGCTTTTCGCTGGTGCTCCTCGGCTTGCTGCTACTGACTTTGTTTCTGAGCTACGTCATTGTGCCGCAGGGCACGGTGGCCGTCGTCACGGTTTTCGGAAAATACCGACGCGTCATGATGCCGGGCCTGAACTTCAAGCTGCCATTTATTGAAACAGTTTTCAAGCGCATCTCTATCCAGAACCGCTCGCTGGAGCTGGAGTTTCAGGCCATTACCATCGACCAGGCTAACGTCAATTTTAAGGCCATGCTCGTGTACTCGGTGCTGAACCAGGCCGATGAAACCATTAAGAACGTGGCCTTTAAGTTTGTCGATGAGCGTAGTCTTATGCAGGCGCTCATCCGCACGGTAGAGGGCAGCATCCGGGCCTTTGTGGCCACGCAGCGCCAGGCGGCGGTGCTGAGCCTGCGCGGCGAAATTGTGCTGCACGTGAAAGACCAGCTCGATGAGACGCTCGAAAGCTGGGGCTATCATCTGATTGACCTGCAATTGAATGATATCGCCTTCGACGAGGAAATCATGCGGTCGATGGCTAAAGTAGTGGCGTCCAATAACCTCAAGGCTGCCGCCGAAAACGAAGGCCAGGCCTTGCTTATTACCAAAACAAAATCGGCCGAGGCCGAAGGCAATGCCATCAAGATATCGGCCGAAGCTGAGAAAATAGCGGCCCAGCTACGTGGCCAGGGCGTGGCGCTGTTCCGCGAAGAAGTAACCAAGGGTATGGCCCACGCCGTGCAGGAGCTGGCCGAAAATAACCTCGACCCCTCGCTGGTGTATTTTTCGATGTGGACCGAGGCCATCAAGCACTTTGCCGAGCAGGGCAAAGGCAACGTCATCTTCCTCGACGGCTCCAACGAGGGCCTGGAAAAAAGCCTGCGCAATATGACCGCCCTCCAGCACCTCGACCGGCCGGCCACCCGCTAA
- a CDS encoding toxin-antitoxin system YwqK family antitoxin: MVKILYSLCLLLPLGSRAQQLAADSIAPDPPALRRVSSSTSQEGECQEVLQCDSLKGVVRVYYASGRLKSYTPFISQQPTRRWGVATSWYESGQLQSREDFINGQPHSLLVYYPNGTLKRQTTYANNQEMLGYCYGPAGQPLPYTPYEQPPLYPGGEVMLKSDLAHQLRLSYMQRELIAASPTAQYVEVYFEVAKDGSVRSPVVSALYPALVTALGGSVRASELLSTQLPVISAALVQAFQQLPRRFLPGQRDGEVAAFACRMSVDLLATGRHMR, encoded by the coding sequence ATGGTAAAAATACTATATTCACTGTGCCTGCTGCTGCCGCTGGGCAGCCGGGCTCAGCAGCTGGCTGCGGATAGTATCGCGCCCGACCCTCCGGCCTTGCGGCGGGTAAGCTCAAGCACGAGCCAGGAGGGAGAATGCCAGGAGGTGCTGCAGTGCGACAGCCTGAAAGGAGTGGTGCGGGTTTACTATGCTTCGGGCCGGCTGAAGTCTTATACGCCGTTTATTAGCCAGCAGCCTACTCGAAGATGGGGGGTAGCTACCAGCTGGTACGAAAGCGGACAGCTTCAGTCGAGGGAGGATTTTATAAACGGGCAACCGCATAGCCTGCTTGTGTACTACCCCAATGGCACGCTTAAGCGCCAGACAACTTATGCCAATAACCAGGAGATGCTGGGCTACTGCTACGGGCCAGCCGGCCAGCCGCTACCCTACACTCCTTATGAGCAGCCGCCCCTGTACCCAGGGGGCGAGGTAATGCTGAAAAGCGACCTGGCGCATCAGCTGCGGCTCTCGTATATGCAGCGGGAGCTGATAGCCGCATCACCTACGGCTCAGTATGTTGAGGTGTATTTCGAGGTGGCCAAAGATGGCAGCGTGCGGTCTCCCGTAGTATCGGCCCTGTATCCGGCACTGGTAACGGCGCTGGGGGGCAGCGTGCGGGCTTCCGAGCTGCTATCGACCCAGCTGCCGGTAATTTCGGCAGCGCTGGTGCAGGCGTTCCAGCAGCTGCCCCGGCGCTTTTTGCCGGGCCAGCGCGACGGCGAAGTGGCCGCTTTCGCCTGCCGGATGTCGGTAGATTTGTTGGCAACCGGCAGACACATGCGGTAA
- the gatB gene encoding Asp-tRNA(Asn)/Glu-tRNA(Gln) amidotransferase subunit GatB, translating into MDDALLASYQPVIGLEVHAQLLTHSKMYSSDENEYGSLPNTNLSVITLGHPGTLPRVNRTAVDFALKMGLATNCQITRENLFARKNYFYPDLPKGYQITQDKTPICHGGHVDIRLADGSTRRIGITRIHMEEDAGKSLHLAGETETLVDLNRAGVPLIEIVSEPDIRTEEEAYAYLTEIKKLVQYLGICDGNMEEGSLRCDANVSVMKKGAAEYGTKVEVKNMNSFRNVQRAIEHEVRRQIEILENGSEVDSETRGFDAASGTTSGQRSKETLNDYRYFPEPDLPPLIVDDAWLHRVQAELPALPQQLYARFTGELGLSDYDANVLIDQKEVAQYFDDLARLLPPASAKAAANWIMGPVKSYLNERALEIADFPMDPGQLAGIIELIEAGKLNYSVASKQLFPYLLDHPQANATGAAEELGLLTKAEAGELEALVQQVLAANPVKVAEYRAGKKSLTGMFMGELMKLTGGKADPKLANQLLRQGLDG; encoded by the coding sequence ATGGACGACGCCCTCCTTGCCAGCTACCAGCCCGTTATCGGGCTCGAAGTACACGCTCAGCTGCTGACACACAGTAAAATGTATTCTTCCGACGAGAATGAGTACGGCTCGCTGCCCAATACCAACCTCTCGGTCATTACTCTCGGCCATCCTGGCACGCTGCCCCGCGTAAACCGCACGGCTGTGGATTTTGCGCTTAAGATGGGCCTGGCTACCAACTGCCAGATAACCCGCGAGAACCTGTTTGCGCGCAAAAACTACTTTTATCCCGACCTGCCTAAAGGCTACCAGATTACCCAGGACAAAACCCCGATTTGCCACGGTGGCCACGTCGATATCCGCCTGGCTGATGGGAGCACGCGGCGCATCGGCATCACGCGCATTCACATGGAGGAAGACGCGGGCAAAAGCCTGCACCTGGCCGGCGAAACTGAAACCCTGGTAGACCTGAACCGCGCCGGAGTGCCGTTGATTGAAATTGTGTCGGAACCCGATATTCGAACCGAGGAAGAAGCTTACGCCTACCTGACCGAAATCAAGAAGCTGGTGCAGTACCTGGGCATCTGCGACGGCAATATGGAAGAAGGTTCGCTGCGCTGCGATGCCAACGTGAGCGTGATGAAAAAAGGGGCCGCCGAATACGGTACCAAGGTGGAAGTCAAGAATATGAACTCCTTCCGCAACGTGCAGCGCGCCATTGAGCACGAAGTGCGCCGGCAGATTGAGATTCTGGAGAATGGCAGTGAGGTAGATTCCGAAACGCGGGGCTTTGATGCGGCCAGCGGCACCACCAGCGGCCAGCGCTCGAAGGAAACCCTGAACGACTACCGCTACTTCCCGGAGCCCGATTTGCCCCCGCTTATCGTGGACGATGCCTGGCTGCACCGGGTGCAGGCCGAGCTGCCGGCCCTGCCCCAGCAGCTCTACGCCCGCTTTACCGGCGAGCTGGGCCTGAGCGACTACGATGCCAACGTGCTCATCGACCAGAAAGAAGTAGCGCAGTACTTCGACGACCTGGCCCGCCTGCTGCCCCCCGCCAGTGCCAAAGCCGCCGCCAACTGGATAATGGGCCCCGTAAAGTCGTACCTCAATGAGCGGGCCCTCGAAATAGCCGATTTTCCCATGGACCCCGGCCAGCTGGCCGGCATCATCGAGCTGATTGAAGCCGGCAAGCTTAACTACTCGGTAGCCAGCAAGCAGCTGTTTCCCTACCTGCTTGACCACCCGCAGGCTAACGCCACCGGTGCGGCCGAAGAGTTGGGCCTGCTCACCAAAGCCGAGGCCGGCGAGCTGGAGGCGCTGGTGCAGCAGGTGCTGGCTGCCAACCCAGTCAAGGTAGCCGAGTACCGGGCCGGTAAAAAGTCGCTCACCGGCATGTTTATGGGTGAGCTTATGAAGCTCACCGGTGGCAAGGCCGACCCTAAGCTGGCCAACCAGCTGCTGCGCCAGGGCCTCGACGGCTAA
- a CDS encoding protein-L-isoaspartate(D-aspartate) O-methyltransferase encodes MQPLPDSYRQRGQRRALVTLLREQRGIRDERVLAAIGAVPRHLFFEPAFEAHAYQDKAFPIGEGQTISQPSTVAYQTQLLDVQAGQQILEIGTGSGYQYAVLCQLTANVQSIEFNAVLYERGRQRLATLGLPTAGLHLGDGSLGLPALAPFDGILVTAGAPALPPALLRQLRIGGRLVVPVGSHDPGQQQLLRITREGPEAFVREELGDCRFVPLRGAAGWQ; translated from the coding sequence ATTCAACCATTACCAGATTCGTATCGCCAACGGGGCCAGCGCCGGGCGCTGGTTACGCTCCTGCGCGAGCAGCGCGGCATCCGCGATGAGCGCGTGCTGGCCGCCATTGGCGCGGTACCGCGCCATTTGTTTTTCGAGCCTGCTTTTGAGGCTCACGCCTATCAGGACAAGGCTTTTCCCATCGGCGAGGGCCAAACGATTTCGCAGCCCAGCACAGTAGCCTACCAGACCCAGCTGCTGGATGTGCAGGCCGGCCAGCAGATTCTGGAGATTGGGACCGGCTCGGGCTATCAGTATGCCGTGCTCTGCCAACTCACTGCTAATGTGCAGAGCATCGAGTTCAACGCCGTGCTGTATGAGCGTGGGCGGCAGCGCCTGGCTACCCTGGGCCTGCCCACGGCGGGCCTGCACCTGGGCGATGGCTCGCTGGGCCTGCCGGCGCTGGCGCCGTTTGATGGCATTCTGGTTACGGCCGGCGCTCCGGCGCTGCCGCCCGCGCTGCTGCGTCAGCTACGCATTGGGGGCCGGCTGGTAGTACCCGTCGGCAGCCACGACCCCGGTCAGCAGCAGCTGCTGCGCATTACCCGTGAGGGGCCGGAAGCATTTGTGCGGGAAGAGCTGGGCGACTGCCGCTTTGTACCGCTGCGCGGGGCTGCCGGGTGGCAATGA
- a CDS encoding acyl-CoA thioesterase — MTELVLPNDTNTLNNLMGGRMMHLMDIAAAIAAQKHSNRIVVTASVDNVSFRDPIRLGNVVTLQAQVTRAFASSMEVHIDVWAEDIPSGTRVKTNEAFFTFVAVDQSGRPIDVPEAVPTTADEIALYEGALRRRQLRLVLAGRLKPSEAAELKALFELV, encoded by the coding sequence ATGACCGAATTGGTGCTGCCCAACGATACCAATACGCTCAACAACCTGATGGGCGGCCGCATGATGCACCTGATGGACATCGCCGCCGCTATCGCCGCCCAAAAGCACTCCAACCGGATTGTCGTAACGGCCTCGGTCGACAACGTATCGTTTCGCGACCCCATCCGGCTGGGCAACGTCGTAACCCTCCAAGCCCAGGTGACGCGCGCATTTGCTTCCAGCATGGAGGTGCACATCGACGTATGGGCCGAGGATATTCCCAGCGGCACCCGGGTGAAAACCAACGAGGCATTCTTCACCTTCGTGGCCGTCGACCAGTCGGGCCGCCCCATCGACGTGCCGGAGGCGGTGCCCACTACTGCCGACGAAATCGCGCTTTATGAGGGAGCGCTGCGCCGCCGCCAGCTCCGCCTGGTGCTGGCCGGCCGCCTCAAGCCCAGCGAGGCAGCAGAATTAAAAGCCCTGTTCGAACTCGTTTAG
- a CDS encoding sugar transferase — protein sequence MLGTLQKYTYFAFALFLRRFQYLKLIAADFGAALLAWVAFFLLRKYLLSELTGYRFTEGALFYLSGASVMIALFWTTLYALLGEYRDIFRKSRLSEIIRLARTSLLGTVVIFFALLLDDQGVSNYRAYYKTFTAYYLLHFTITAILRVWAVSSVQQLVRTGIISFPTLLIGSNKLALHTCQELQSTGRHLGLRLVGFTPMGTAIDTELAHALPVAGSYQQLPGLIRSLAIEQVVIAIEPSEHRRIQEILSLLEGSPARISVLPDLYQMLLGSVKVNHIFGTPLIEIKQDLLPVWQQILKRVIDVVGSTLFIVLASPVYLFTALMVRSSSPGPIFYRQQRIGREGIPFDIIKFRSMYVDAERLGPALSSDHDPRITKWGRFMRKVRLDEFPQFWNVIKGDMSLVGPRPERRFFIDQIVQLAPHYRHLHRVRPGLTSLGQVKYGYAETVPQMVERLKFDILYIENMSLAMDFRVLLYTLKIILEGRGK from the coding sequence TTGCTGGGCACGCTGCAAAAATACACCTACTTCGCCTTCGCTTTGTTTCTTCGCCGGTTTCAGTATCTCAAGCTTATTGCGGCCGACTTTGGGGCCGCGCTTCTGGCCTGGGTGGCGTTTTTTCTGCTGCGTAAATACCTGCTGAGCGAGCTGACAGGCTACCGCTTTACCGAAGGCGCGCTATTTTACCTGTCCGGGGCTTCGGTCATGATTGCCCTTTTCTGGACCACGCTCTACGCGCTGCTGGGCGAATACCGCGATATCTTTCGCAAATCGCGCTTGTCGGAGATTATCCGGCTGGCCCGGACCTCGCTGCTGGGCACCGTCGTTATTTTCTTCGCCCTGCTGCTCGACGACCAGGGGGTGAGCAACTACCGCGCCTACTACAAGACGTTTACTGCCTACTATCTGCTACACTTCACCATTACGGCAATTTTGCGCGTGTGGGCCGTGTCGAGCGTGCAACAGCTTGTACGAACGGGAATTATCTCCTTCCCGACTTTATTGATAGGCTCCAATAAGCTCGCGCTTCACACCTGCCAGGAGCTGCAAAGCACGGGCCGGCACCTGGGGCTGCGGCTGGTAGGCTTTACACCCATGGGCACTGCCATTGATACCGAGCTGGCGCACGCGCTGCCGGTTGCGGGTTCCTACCAGCAGCTGCCGGGCCTTATCCGCAGCCTGGCAATCGAGCAGGTAGTGATTGCCATCGAGCCCAGCGAGCACCGGCGCATTCAGGAAATTCTAAGCCTGCTGGAAGGCTCCCCGGCGCGAATCAGCGTTCTGCCCGACCTCTACCAGATGCTGCTGGGCTCGGTGAAGGTGAACCATATTTTTGGCACGCCGCTCATCGAAATCAAGCAGGACCTGCTGCCGGTGTGGCAGCAGATACTCAAGCGTGTAATCGACGTGGTGGGCTCCACGCTCTTTATCGTGCTGGCGAGCCCGGTGTATCTGTTTACCGCCCTGATGGTGCGTTCGTCGTCGCCTGGCCCCATCTTCTACCGGCAGCAACGCATTGGTCGTGAAGGCATTCCGTTTGATATTATCAAGTTTCGCTCGATGTACGTCGATGCCGAGCGCCTGGGTCCGGCCCTCAGCTCCGACCACGACCCGCGCATTACCAAGTGGGGGCGCTTCATGCGCAAGGTGCGGCTCGATGAGTTTCCGCAGTTCTGGAATGTCATCAAGGGCGACATGAGCCTGGTGGGCCCGCGCCCCGAGCGCCGGTTTTTTATCGACCAGATTGTGCAGCTGGCCCCGCACTACCGCCACCTGCACCGCGTGCGGCCCGGCCTCACCTCGCTGGGCCAGGTAAAATACGGCTACGCCGAAACCGTTCCGCAAATGGTCGAACGACTTAAATTTGATATTCTATATATAGAAAATATGAGCCTGGCTATGGATTTCCGGGTGTTGCTTTATACGCTGAAAATCATTCTGGAGGGCCGGGGAAAATGA
- a CDS encoding riboflavin synthase, translating into MFTGIIEALGTVVSVASEGTNRHFTIQSPFAAELKIDQSVAHDGVCLTVVALNAAAGTHVVTAIDETLKKTNLGQWQPGRRLNLERCLAAGGRFDGHIVQGHVDATAECFQVQDQNGSWLFRFRHAAGPQRLTVEKGSITVNGVSLTCFDSTPTGFSVAIIPYTYEHTGFHQLQAGDLVNLEFDIVGKYVARLLASQGLIASTEVSG; encoded by the coding sequence GTGTTTACCGGAATAATTGAAGCCCTGGGCACCGTCGTATCGGTGGCCAGCGAAGGCACTAATCGCCACTTTACTATTCAGTCGCCGTTTGCGGCCGAGCTGAAAATTGACCAGAGCGTGGCCCACGACGGCGTGTGCCTCACGGTGGTCGCCCTGAATGCGGCCGCCGGCACGCACGTGGTCACGGCTATTGATGAAACCCTGAAAAAGACCAACTTAGGACAGTGGCAGCCCGGCCGTCGCCTCAACCTGGAGCGCTGCTTGGCGGCGGGCGGCCGCTTCGATGGCCACATCGTGCAGGGCCACGTCGATGCCACGGCCGAGTGCTTTCAGGTGCAGGACCAGAATGGCTCCTGGCTGTTTCGCTTCCGCCACGCGGCCGGCCCGCAGCGCCTGACGGTCGAAAAAGGCTCCATTACCGTTAATGGCGTGAGCCTGACGTGCTTCGACAGTACGCCCACCGGGTTTTCGGTGGCTATTATTCCGTATACCTACGAGCATACGGGCTTTCACCAATTGCAGGCCGGCGACCTGGTGAATCTGGAATTCGATATCGTAGGCAAGTACGTGGCCCGGCTGCTGGCCAGCCAGGGACTGATTGCGAGCACGGAGGTCTCGGGCTAA
- a CDS encoding TlpA disulfide reductase family protein, with product MKPTLVAVALLGLVNACQNASAAEGYQINGQLRNVPAGTTLHLSELTSSQFVERGTAKTDAQGRFTFKGTLPVTAAVYQLKLDEPNQVLLVLDNKTHLSLAGDAKSLPASYSVKGSKDSEIIQQLTRTMSANKDKLQRIVQRYNAAGQAGRTDSLPIIEQQYTVLQRATAARARRVIRQNAASVAAGFATLSFVNPDEDFAFADSIAGIQRKANPGSPFTQALTERLEPMRATAVGATAPEINLAQPDGKALSLKSLRGKYVLVDFWASWCGPCRQENPNVVKAYNEYKDKGQGFTVFSVSLDDDKDRWTKAIAADGLVWPNHVSDLKKWNNAAAAAYGVQAIPQSFLLDPQGKIIAKNLRGQALEAKLAEVLK from the coding sequence ATGAAACCTACCCTCGTTGCTGTGGCATTGCTCGGCCTCGTAAATGCCTGCCAAAACGCCAGCGCCGCCGAGGGCTACCAGATTAATGGCCAGCTGCGTAACGTGCCGGCTGGCACCACGCTCCATCTCTCGGAGCTGACCAGCAGCCAGTTTGTGGAGCGTGGCACCGCTAAAACCGATGCCCAGGGAAGATTTACCTTCAAAGGCACGCTGCCCGTTACGGCGGCTGTTTACCAGCTCAAGCTCGACGAGCCCAACCAGGTATTGCTGGTGCTCGACAATAAAACGCACCTCTCGCTGGCGGGCGATGCCAAAAGCCTGCCCGCTAGCTACTCGGTGAAAGGCTCAAAAGATTCGGAGATTATTCAGCAGCTGACGCGCACTATGAGCGCCAACAAGGATAAGCTGCAACGCATTGTGCAGCGCTACAATGCTGCCGGCCAGGCGGGTCGCACCGACTCGCTGCCCATTATCGAACAGCAGTATACTGTGTTGCAGCGCGCCACGGCCGCCCGGGCCAGGCGCGTAATCCGGCAAAATGCGGCCTCCGTGGCGGCGGGCTTTGCCACCCTTAGCTTCGTAAACCCCGATGAGGACTTTGCCTTTGCCGACTCTATCGCGGGCATTCAGCGCAAGGCCAATCCGGGCTCGCCTTTTACCCAGGCCCTGACCGAGCGCCTCGAGCCCATGCGGGCTACCGCCGTTGGCGCGACAGCCCCCGAAATCAATCTGGCGCAGCCCGATGGCAAGGCGCTTTCCCTTAAAAGCCTGCGCGGCAAGTACGTGCTCGTGGATTTCTGGGCCAGTTGGTGCGGCCCCTGCCGCCAGGAAAACCCGAACGTAGTGAAAGCCTACAACGAGTACAAGGATAAAGGCCAGGGCTTCACGGTATTCAGCGTGTCGCTCGACGATGACAAAGACCGTTGGACCAAAGCCATTGCGGCCGACGGCCTCGTGTGGCCCAACCACGTATCGGACCTCAAGAAGTGGAACAATGCGGCGGCGGCAGCCTATGGCGTGCAGGCTATTCCGCAGTCGTTTCTGCTCGACCCGCAGGGTAAAATCATCGCTAAAAACCTGCGGGGGCAGGCCCTGGAAGCCAAGCTGGCGGAAGTGCTGAAGTAA
- a CDS encoding OmpA family protein, with the protein MKHLLFKTAMLSAAGLLAAAPRSQAQTADQKWGVSGYVSALQYHGDLGENYWDTRSLTYGGGLTLSHYLSKGIDINLSGNQATLRYPADPSGGGTFTSPYGVNANARRFYANVTSLGIGFKFKLNNGWALKEDAFIQPYLLLQPGLSIIYTDRYAGYSTVASHLSYGSFDAQAAAGLTFRLTPGFSLFAQAGQHMLFSGGDDADARLDGVSSNSVTWLNKYDRYMQFSAGLTANFGKAKDTDGDGVPDRKDKCPDTPAGVKVDVNGCPVDTDGDGVADYQDKCPTVKGLPALQGCPDADGDGVADNDDKCPNTPAGVRVDATGCPLDADGDGVPDYLDKCPGTPSGVKVDATGCPLDRDGDGVPDYQDRCPDRAGPASNKGCPEIKAEAKKILNEATKYIQFDFDKATLKPSSYPKLEQMVQIMNDYPDYSLSIAGHTDSKGDDAYNLRLSYERAASARAYMLSKGIPAARIESRGYGETKPIADNKTAAGQALNRRVDFDPFLTGEANAAEVKYGPAPAEPTEAEVKKAATKKAPARKAPAHKAPVKRKK; encoded by the coding sequence ATGAAGCACCTCTTATTCAAAACCGCGATGCTAAGTGCGGCCGGCCTGCTGGCCGCCGCGCCGCGCAGCCAGGCACAAACCGCCGACCAGAAATGGGGCGTGAGCGGCTATGTGTCGGCCCTGCAATACCACGGCGACCTGGGCGAAAATTACTGGGACACTCGCAGCCTGACCTATGGCGGCGGTCTCACCCTGAGCCACTACCTGAGCAAGGGCATCGACATCAACCTGTCGGGCAATCAGGCTACGCTGCGCTATCCGGCCGACCCGAGCGGGGGCGGCACGTTTACATCTCCCTACGGGGTGAACGCCAACGCCCGCCGCTTCTACGCCAATGTGACCTCGCTGGGCATCGGCTTCAAATTCAAGCTCAATAATGGCTGGGCGTTGAAAGAAGACGCTTTCATTCAGCCTTATCTCTTGCTGCAGCCGGGCTTATCGATTATTTATACTGACCGCTATGCGGGGTATTCGACCGTAGCCAGCCACTTGAGCTATGGCTCGTTTGATGCGCAGGCTGCGGCAGGCTTAACCTTCCGCCTCACCCCAGGCTTCAGCCTGTTTGCCCAGGCCGGCCAGCATATGTTGTTCAGCGGCGGTGATGATGCCGATGCCCGCCTGGACGGTGTTTCGAGCAATAGCGTTACCTGGCTCAACAAGTACGACCGCTACATGCAGTTTTCGGCGGGCCTGACCGCCAACTTTGGCAAAGCCAAGGATACGGACGGCGATGGCGTGCCCGACCGCAAGGACAAGTGCCCCGACACCCCCGCCGGCGTGAAGGTGGACGTCAACGGCTGCCCGGTTGATACCGACGGCGACGGCGTAGCCGACTACCAGGATAAGTGCCCCACCGTGAAAGGGCTGCCGGCCCTGCAGGGCTGCCCCGATGCTGACGGCGACGGCGTGGCCGACAACGACGACAAGTGCCCCAACACCCCGGCCGGCGTGCGCGTCGACGCCACGGGCTGCCCGCTCGATGCTGATGGCGATGGCGTACCCGACTACCTCGACAAGTGCCCCGGCACTCCCTCGGGCGTGAAAGTGGATGCCACTGGCTGCCCGCTCGACCGCGACGGCGACGGCGTACCCGACTACCAGGACCGCTGCCCCGACCGCGCCGGCCCCGCCTCCAACAAAGGCTGCCCCGAGATTAAGGCCGAGGCCAAGAAAATCCTCAACGAGGCCACCAAGTACATCCAGTTCGACTTCGACAAGGCTACCCTGAAGCCGTCCTCGTATCCGAAGCTCGAGCAGATGGTGCAAATCATGAACGACTATCCGGATTATAGCCTCAGCATTGCCGGCCACACCGACAGCAAGGGCGATGATGCCTACAACCTGCGCCTGAGCTACGAGCGCGCCGCCTCAGCCCGCGCTTACATGCTGAGCAAAGGCATTCCGGCCGCCCGCATCGAGAGCCGGGGCTATGGTGAAACCAAGCCCATTGCCGACAACAAGACGGCCGCCGGCCAGGCCCTGAACCGCCGGGTGGACTTCGACCCCTTCCTGACCGGCGAGGCAAATGCGGCCGAAGTGAAGTACGGCCCGGCCCCGGCCGAGCCCACGGAGGCCGAGGTGAAAAAGGCGGCCACCAAAAAGGCTCCGGCCCGCAAAGCCCCCGCCCATAAGGCCCCGGTGAAGCGCAAGAAGTAA
- a CDS encoding phosphatase PAP2 family protein — protein MLEALRSLDHQLLLAINHAHTPALDAVMTFASDRRVWFPFYGLLIIWLLYHFKRRAAVLLPVLIGAVALADSLTSRLFKPVFGRLRPCHAPDLATQLHLPDGCGGQFGFLSSHAANSVALAVFLQLVLPDGRFRGLKAGIFLWAGLLSYSRIYLAAHYPSDVLGGALVGAALAWGAARLFERLSRRPAPSS, from the coding sequence ATGCTTGAAGCGCTGCGTAGCCTCGACCACCAGCTACTGCTGGCTATCAACCACGCGCATACGCCGGCCCTGGATGCGGTAATGACTTTCGCGTCGGACCGGCGCGTGTGGTTTCCATTTTACGGGTTGCTGATTATCTGGCTGCTATATCATTTTAAGCGGCGGGCCGCCGTATTGCTGCCGGTGCTTATTGGGGCCGTGGCCCTGGCCGACAGCCTCACCAGCCGGCTTTTCAAGCCGGTTTTTGGCCGGCTTCGCCCCTGCCACGCGCCCGACCTGGCCACGCAGCTGCACCTGCCCGATGGCTGCGGCGGGCAGTTTGGCTTCCTCTCATCGCACGCCGCTAACTCGGTGGCCCTGGCTGTCTTTCTGCAGCTGGTGCTGCCAGACGGGCGGTTTCGGGGCCTCAAGGCCGGAATTTTTCTGTGGGCCGGCCTGCTTTCGTACAGCCGCATCTACCTGGCGGCGCATTACCCAAGCGACGTACTGGGGGGAGCGCTGGTGGGCGCGGCGCTGGCCTGGGGCGCGGCACGGCTGTTTGAGCGCCTTAGCCGCAGACCAGCGCCTAGCAGTTAA